In the genome of Romeriopsis navalis LEGE 11480, one region contains:
- a CDS encoding roadblock/LC7 domain-containing protein → MTIDLAKLNSVLANFVSSSLEIQGAAVVTPDGLPLASNLSANLDEERVAAMSAAILSLGETIGTELSRGGIAKISVEGDNGYAILTSCGEDAVFLVLADKASKQGVLMLQVKQALAVVKSCVTAELHAVA, encoded by the coding sequence ATGACAATCGATCTCGCAAAACTCAATTCAGTCCTCGCCAATTTTGTTTCGTCTAGTCTTGAGATTCAAGGTGCCGCAGTCGTGACACCGGACGGTCTGCCCCTGGCTTCCAACCTCTCTGCCAACCTTGATGAAGAGCGTGTAGCCGCAATGTCTGCCGCAATCCTATCCTTGGGTGAAACAATCGGGACGGAGTTATCCCGAGGTGGGATCGCCAAAATTTCGGTAGAAGGTGATAACGGTTATGCCATTCTGACTAGCTGTGGTGAAGATGCCGTTTTCTTAGTTCTTGCTGATAAGGCAAGCAAGCAAGGCGTCCTCATGCTACAAGTCAAACAGGCTCTGGCCGTGGTTAAGTCTTGCGTCACGGCTGAACTGCACGCAGTGGCGTAA
- a CDS encoding GTP-binding protein: MALLKVVVAGPAGSGKSTLIRTISEIDVVDTDRHATDETSTLKENTTVAFDFGKLNLPNNVKLHLYGTPGQERFDFMWDMLIENAHGYIVLVAAHRPHEFRYARSVIKFMQNRQSIPMMVGITHTDQPDAWSKENILFALRFGDETAQIPFSVVNPTDHESATQAVTTLVNHIHESALTQAT, from the coding sequence ATGGCACTTTTGAAAGTAGTTGTGGCTGGCCCAGCGGGTTCTGGGAAATCAACGTTGATTCGTACGATTAGTGAAATCGATGTCGTTGATACCGATCGTCACGCCACTGATGAGACTAGCACGCTGAAAGAAAACACCACTGTTGCCTTTGACTTTGGCAAACTAAATTTGCCCAATAACGTCAAACTGCACCTTTACGGCACACCGGGGCAAGAACGGTTTGATTTTATGTGGGATATGCTGATTGAAAACGCACATGGCTACATTGTGTTAGTGGCAGCGCATCGTCCCCATGAGTTTCGCTATGCTCGCAGTGTGATCAAATTTATGCAAAACCGTCAGTCAATCCCCATGATGGTAGGCATTACTCACACTGATCAACCAGATGCCTGGAGCAAAGAAAATATCCTATTTGCCTTAAGATTTGGCGATGAAACGGCTCAAATACCGTTTTCCGTAGTCAATCCCACAGACCATGAATCAGCAACTCAAGCCGTAACAACGTTAGTCAATCACATTCATGAATCGGCTTTAACACAGGCAACCTAA
- a CDS encoding RuBisCO accumulation factor 1 — translation MNSLIRQAIDPIGLGYVEEAIGNFRSDRRNMVGMPQDSAKLTDEQAQAILLTLRRKEGNWVAWAESCQTLQKSGWNAQQIFEETGFEPIQQNQIMGAAQVYASMVKAGVPEPVEAHFAHRASDVLYEFRVLTPADRAASAEFAFSRQMDRDDAHELARAMKDFSRLSQPPVEFTNHPGDVVAYFSWQAAKHQVDLQARSLLIAKGLKFAQTDTARQQIERLLTDFTAVTKKRMPLLPVYRLDSEEELPRIIPVVGELPLTAAAVQAVPVVTPTEPFGAVQIPSDVDCVPIPGWQVIRTAEDPVVVVATSDQLPTRLEGNVTPILIVLDRAKQEWNADSYFLAAAADDQVSVQWLDEAPRTAALLGKVVLVMRPKKIFDEGYSEEIYQWDE, via the coding sequence TTGAACTCCTTGATTCGTCAAGCGATCGACCCGATTGGATTAGGATATGTAGAGGAAGCCATTGGCAATTTCAGGAGCGATCGGAGAAATATGGTAGGAATGCCACAGGACAGTGCCAAGTTAACGGACGAGCAAGCCCAGGCGATTTTGCTCACGTTGCGGCGCAAGGAAGGTAACTGGGTCGCTTGGGCGGAGTCCTGCCAGACATTGCAGAAGTCCGGCTGGAATGCCCAACAAATTTTTGAAGAAACTGGATTTGAGCCAATTCAGCAAAACCAAATCATGGGGGCCGCCCAAGTTTACGCATCGATGGTTAAGGCCGGTGTGCCCGAGCCGGTCGAAGCGCATTTTGCTCACCGCGCCAGTGACGTACTCTACGAATTTCGGGTCTTGACCCCCGCCGATCGTGCCGCATCTGCCGAATTTGCTTTTTCTCGGCAAATGGACCGCGATGATGCCCATGAGTTGGCCCGCGCCATGAAAGATTTCTCGCGTCTATCCCAGCCCCCAGTTGAGTTCACCAATCATCCCGGCGATGTCGTTGCCTATTTTTCCTGGCAAGCGGCCAAGCACCAAGTTGATTTGCAGGCCCGATCGCTGTTAATTGCCAAGGGCTTAAAATTTGCCCAGACTGATACCGCTCGCCAACAAATTGAGCGTCTCCTGACCGACTTTACCGCTGTCACGAAGAAGCGGATGCCGCTGTTGCCCGTGTATCGCCTCGACAGTGAAGAAGAATTACCCCGAATTATCCCCGTGGTTGGTGAGTTACCGTTGACTGCTGCGGCTGTTCAAGCCGTACCCGTTGTCACGCCCACCGAACCCTTCGGCGCGGTGCAAATTCCGTCCGACGTTGACTGTGTGCCAATTCCTGGCTGGCAGGTGATTCGTACTGCGGAAGACCCGGTGGTGGTGGTGGCGACTAGCGATCAGTTGCCAACGCGCCTAGAAGGTAACGTGACGCCAATTCTGATTGTGCTCGATCGAGCCAAACAAGAGTGGAACGCCGACAGTTATTTCCTTGCTGCTGCGGCTGATGATCAAGTCTCAGTTCAGTGGTTAGATGAAGCCCCGAGAACCGCTGCCTTGCTGGGTAAAGTCGTTTTGGTCATGCGTCCGAAGAAGATTTTTGATGAAGGCTATTCGGAAGAAATCTATCAGTGGGATGAGTAG
- a CDS encoding glycosyltransferase family 39 protein → MNYNDLNPGGQPIVKDVANSSVDPRVVIKSRRWVTQLVLVLVIVSSIFRFTNLDGRFYWHDESMTSIRTAGQNPELIRSQLDNRLVEFQDLQKFQHRDPTSNVGEMVNLLAVQDAKHPPFYFMLVWAWRQIFGDSITAIRLFSAVISLLIFPALYWLGLELFANTTIATMMMGVVAFSPIHLLFAQEARAYSLWTVLIIASSAALLRAMKQRTRLNWLVYIVLATMGVYTQTLFTLVLLGHGIYVGGLSWHTSESKRWGIPRIALTYLGSLSLIGAIFSPWLYQIVKTLETLQGNTAWAFSSVSKGFLVKKWLITYSATFVDWDGWILAKPNSLINYAPKGIVVLVLIAAFYFLCRNTQKRIWLLLVALIAPFIGGLMLPDLILGGQRSIASRYFLGVFIALQIAIAYLFSVKIFAHNAKRPNLWKSGLMLMLVLQIISCNSIIHSQVWWTKFYNLVSVANIINRVENTLVISDTQLGANLGSLIALSNQIKPGVKLQLVNSSNPPLLPLGFKQVLLVSTANPDRLLLAYEDAYTMDLLPKSDGLVWQMTPKTTEN, encoded by the coding sequence ATGAATTATAACGACTTAAATCCTGGTGGACAACCGATAGTAAAGGATGTAGCTAATTCGTCGGTCGATCCTCGCGTGGTGATCAAATCCCGTCGCTGGGTAACTCAGTTAGTTTTAGTACTGGTTATCGTTAGTAGTATTTTTCGTTTTACAAATCTGGATGGTCGGTTTTATTGGCACGATGAGAGCATGACGTCGATCCGAACAGCTGGTCAGAATCCGGAATTGATTCGATCGCAGTTAGATAATCGTCTAGTTGAATTTCAAGACTTGCAAAAGTTCCAACATCGCGATCCCACCTCAAATGTGGGAGAAATGGTGAATTTACTAGCTGTGCAAGATGCGAAGCACCCACCCTTTTATTTCATGTTGGTATGGGCTTGGCGACAGATATTTGGTGATTCAATCACCGCAATTCGATTATTCTCAGCAGTAATCAGCCTCCTAATTTTTCCCGCACTCTACTGGCTGGGATTAGAACTCTTCGCCAATACGACGATCGCCACAATGATGATGGGAGTAGTTGCCTTTTCACCTATTCATCTCCTTTTTGCGCAAGAAGCTCGGGCCTACAGTTTATGGACAGTATTAATCATTGCATCGAGTGCAGCGTTATTGCGTGCGATGAAGCAACGTACTCGACTGAACTGGTTGGTTTATATTGTTCTAGCAACAATGGGCGTTTATACCCAAACCTTATTTACCCTGGTGTTATTGGGACATGGAATATATGTCGGCGGATTAAGCTGGCACACATCTGAATCAAAACGCTGGGGGATACCGAGAATCGCTTTAACGTATCTGGGTAGCTTGAGTCTCATCGGTGCAATATTTTCGCCCTGGTTATATCAGATAGTTAAGACGCTGGAGACTCTTCAGGGTAACACTGCCTGGGCTTTCTCCTCTGTGTCCAAAGGATTTCTTGTAAAAAAGTGGTTGATTACATACAGTGCGACATTTGTTGATTGGGATGGCTGGATTTTGGCCAAACCGAATTCCTTAATCAACTATGCGCCAAAAGGAATAGTAGTGCTTGTTTTGATCGCAGCGTTTTACTTCCTTTGTCGCAATACGCAAAAACGGATTTGGTTATTGCTGGTCGCGTTGATTGCACCATTTATTGGGGGCCTGATGTTGCCAGACCTGATTTTGGGTGGTCAGCGCTCAATTGCATCACGGTATTTTTTGGGTGTTTTTATTGCCCTACAGATTGCGATCGCGTACCTATTCTCAGTCAAAATATTTGCGCACAATGCTAAACGCCCCAACCTTTGGAAAAGTGGCTTAATGTTGATGCTTGTGTTGCAAATCATATCCTGCAACAGCATCATCCACTCCCAAGTTTGGTGGACAAAATTTTACAACTTAGTTTCTGTTGCGAATATCATTAATCGCGTGGAAAATACTTTAGTTATTAGTGATACGCAGTTGGGTGCCAATTTGGGCAGTCTAATTGCGTTGAGTAACCAAATTAAACCAGGAGTGAAGTTACAGCTAGTCAATTCCAGTAACCCACCATTGCTCCCGTTAGGCTTTAAACAGGTCTTGTTGGTTAGTACGGCTAATCCAGATCGACTTCTGTTAGCATATGAAGACGCATACACCATGGATTTACTGCCTAAGTCCGATGGTCTTGTTTGGCAGATGACGCCTAAAACTACAGAAAATTAG
- a CDS encoding GNAT family N-acetyltransferase, translating to MIAPSAPNQLSLCHLRPATVRDAKAIRQLTRRLHKTAVPQPKWQEWIAWCILSCIVILFWHHPKIGIALFLSATPLWVILVMTVLVASHDQKQQYDRYWVMDYQGQIIGCGRIDIHKQHSEIYDLFVLPEWRSCGIGQAIMHQLMAQAIQPIYLASLPKASSFYLHLGFQPVNPKDLPILLTGRLSLNSPRYRRVGLQPLVFQGSVRHT from the coding sequence ATGATCGCTCCGTCTGCGCCCAACCAACTATCCCTTTGCCATTTACGTCCCGCCACCGTGCGGGATGCGAAAGCAATTCGCCAATTGACGCGCCGCCTCCACAAAACCGCCGTCCCACAACCCAAATGGCAAGAATGGATTGCTTGGTGCATCCTCAGCTGCATCGTCATCCTGTTCTGGCACCATCCAAAGATTGGCATCGCCCTCTTCCTCAGCGCCACGCCGCTATGGGTGATCTTGGTCATGACCGTGCTCGTCGCCAGCCATGACCAAAAACAACAATATGATCGTTACTGGGTAATGGATTACCAAGGGCAAATCATCGGCTGTGGGCGCATCGATATCCACAAACAACATTCTGAGATCTACGATCTGTTTGTCCTGCCCGAATGGCGATCGTGCGGCATTGGCCAAGCCATCATGCACCAGCTCATGGCCCAGGCCATCCAACCGATCTACCTCGCCAGCTTGCCCAAAGCCAGCAGCTTTTATCTGCACCTCGGCTTTCAACCCGTTAACCCCAAAGATCTGCCCATATTGCTTACGGGCCGCCTCAGCCTCAACAGCCCCCGATACCGCCGGGTCGGACTGCAGCCGCTCGTATTTCAAGGGTCAGTTAGGCATACTTAA
- a CDS encoding FAD-dependent monooxygenase, with protein sequence MHQVIIVGAGPTGACLALMLAQRGITVKLIEAARNFERSFRGEALMPSGLAALETMGLADIVTQIPHHPLTQWEFWIEGRSVFQVDEPMRPDEPPCTCVAQSNLLTAIIDRAKQLPNFELIQGRPVQNLLRHNHRVSGVRLNNGTEHVADLVIGSDGRNSIVRKKADLPLQAQTQNFNILWFKLPAGNLFDNRHPFCTIVQDRNAFGVFHSTDNALQVGWSVHAEDPDWKDTNWPETLRQASPPWLSQHFHQYADSISKPIPLNVIVGRCEQWHRPGVLILGDAAHPMSPVRAQGINMALRDVLVATNRLVPALRTKDTTTIDTALMEIQTERQAEIIRVQTLQAAEVHDAEKLRQFSMLRQIVSRSPAAIRHLIKTKWLFRQKKLRQGLTRLSLEN encoded by the coding sequence ATGCATCAAGTGATCATCGTCGGCGCGGGGCCAACCGGCGCTTGCCTCGCTCTGATGCTGGCCCAACGGGGCATCACCGTCAAGCTGATCGAAGCCGCCCGCAATTTTGAACGATCGTTTCGGGGAGAAGCCCTGATGCCGAGCGGCCTCGCCGCCTTAGAAACCATGGGCCTGGCCGACATCGTCACGCAAATTCCCCATCATCCCCTAACACAGTGGGAATTCTGGATCGAAGGACGATCGGTATTTCAGGTTGATGAACCCATGCGCCCCGATGAACCACCCTGCACCTGCGTCGCCCAGAGCAACCTGCTCACCGCAATTATCGATCGGGCCAAGCAATTACCCAACTTCGAGCTCATCCAAGGCCGTCCCGTCCAGAATTTACTACGACACAATCATCGCGTTAGCGGCGTCCGACTCAACAATGGCACCGAACACGTCGCTGATTTGGTCATTGGCTCCGACGGCCGCAACTCGATCGTCCGCAAAAAAGCTGACTTACCCTTGCAAGCCCAAACTCAAAACTTCAATATTTTGTGGTTCAAACTCCCCGCTGGCAACCTCTTTGATAACCGCCATCCATTTTGCACCATCGTTCAAGACCGCAACGCCTTTGGCGTATTTCATAGCACCGATAATGCGCTCCAAGTCGGCTGGTCGGTCCATGCCGAAGATCCCGACTGGAAAGATACTAATTGGCCCGAAACCCTGCGCCAAGCCTCGCCCCCATGGCTATCCCAGCATTTTCATCAATATGCCGATAGCATTAGTAAACCCATTCCACTCAACGTCATCGTTGGCCGCTGTGAACAATGGCATCGCCCCGGCGTCCTGATTCTGGGGGATGCCGCCCATCCTATGTCACCCGTGCGGGCCCAAGGCATCAATATGGCCCTACGCGATGTCCTAGTCGCGACCAATCGGCTCGTGCCTGCCCTACGCACGAAGGACACCACCACGATCGATACAGCTCTCATGGAGATTCAAACCGAGCGTCAAGCCGAAATCATCCGCGTCCAAACACTCCAAGCCGCTGAAGTGCACGACGCCGAAAAACTTCGCCAATTCAGCATGCTGCGGCAAATTGTCAGTCGATCGCCCGCCGCCATCCGTCACCTGATCAAAACTAAATGGCTGTTCCGACAAAAGAAATTGCGCCAGGGCTTAACGCGCTTATCTCTAGAGAATTAG
- a CDS encoding RpoD/SigA family RNA polymerase sigma factor, whose translation MPKSAKPTVDSVRQYLQEIGRYPLLTHEQEISYGKQVQSMMQLHSVRDAKTKELDRPLTQPEWAEAADVSEAELQKTLQTGARAKRKLVESNLRLVVSVAKKYQKLNLEMLDLLQEGGIGLQRAAEKFDPLKGYRFSTYSYWWIRQAMTRALSEQSRTIRLPVHMTEKLGKIKKTQRQLAVKLGRQATIVEVAAELDLKPKQVRDCLFQSRQPISLDVKIGSEQNTELGDLLEDGGQTPDEFATVNCLKDDLEKWMLDLTPQQRQVLRLRYGLTSNQPMTLQQISNILNLTRERIRQIEKAAIKRLQQRQENMSSYLAG comes from the coding sequence ATGCCCAAATCTGCGAAACCTACAGTTGATTCTGTCCGGCAATATCTTCAGGAAATCGGCCGCTACCCGCTACTGACCCATGAGCAGGAAATTTCTTATGGGAAGCAAGTGCAAAGCATGATGCAGCTTCACTCAGTCCGCGATGCGAAAACTAAGGAACTCGATCGGCCGCTCACTCAGCCTGAATGGGCTGAAGCCGCCGATGTTTCCGAGGCTGAACTCCAGAAAACCCTACAAACCGGTGCCCGTGCCAAACGCAAGCTGGTTGAATCGAACCTCCGCTTAGTCGTCTCCGTCGCGAAGAAATATCAGAAGCTGAATCTCGAAATGCTGGACCTGCTCCAGGAAGGCGGGATTGGTCTGCAACGAGCCGCAGAGAAGTTTGACCCCCTCAAAGGATATCGCTTCTCCACCTACTCCTACTGGTGGATTCGACAGGCCATGACACGGGCCTTGTCAGAACAAAGTCGGACGATTCGCTTGCCAGTCCATATGACAGAGAAACTCGGTAAGATTAAGAAAACTCAGCGGCAGCTTGCAGTCAAACTTGGTCGGCAGGCAACGATCGTTGAAGTCGCAGCAGAACTCGACCTCAAGCCGAAACAAGTTCGCGACTGCCTGTTCCAATCCCGCCAGCCCATTTCCCTTGATGTCAAAATCGGCAGTGAGCAAAACACCGAACTTGGTGATTTGCTCGAAGACGGTGGTCAAACCCCCGATGAGTTTGCCACTGTTAACTGCCTCAAAGACGATCTCGAAAAATGGATGTTGGACTTAACCCCACAGCAACGTCAAGTCCTACGCCTACGCTATGGGCTAACCAGCAATCAGCCCATGACCTTACAGCAGATTAGCAATATCCTCAACCTTACCCGTGAGCGCATTCGCCAAATTGAAAAAGCGGCGATTAAGCGCTTACAGCAACGTCAAGAGAATATGAGTAGCTACCTCGCGGGATAG
- a CDS encoding RICIN domain-containing protein encodes MFQFFVGLLRRLAYPFVFLSVILWGWLSAVVPAADAAINDDRQPDLSLNRPAVTTPNTRTVSSPAVGLKRSTVTAPESILQLPESQERSAIPAVENEPVLLDFDRAAVNPAPQRLAQATTCAVLDTNSYYRLTAKHSGKSLDVFGGSQDNGAKLIQWPYGGGANQQWQLNSKGGGYYSIAARHSQKNADVNAGSKENGAKLIQWRAHQGGNQQWCFKPVGGGYYNVVARHSQKNIDVPAASKANGTQLVQWSRNNGAHQQWKLTAVDSIPQPPPPTQKGQWSKKIEFPSVPVAAAVMPNGKVMTWSSYDRNTFVGNKGQQQTYTAIFDPSNNRVQERLVTNTNHDMFCPGTAMLKDGRLLVNGGGPTVTSTSIFDSRNNRWTKSANMAQRRWYNTSVALPNGEVFTIGGNRTSKLDGRGEVWNASRGWRTLTGALMNPFYSGVSMNRAEEHPRLMVAPNGKLFGAGPTPNMNWYDLKGNGSSQSAGKRGNDQFNQNGVYVMYDVGKVLSAGGNPNYDAQNSRSAPSSKATYTIDINRGAQAQQVQSMRYPRAFANGVVMPDGKVLVVGGLNNGKAFSDNGAILAPEMFDPKTNAWSTMANMATPRTYHSVAMLLPDGRVFAGGGGLCGTCNVNHSDAEIYSPPYLFNGQRPTISSAPASVRYQRDFTVRASNDVTDFSLIRLSSVTHSINTDQRFKRVSFKKNGGRYTLNLQSNANITPPGYYMLFGLNRQGVPSVSKIMKVG; translated from the coding sequence ATGTTCCAATTTTTTGTAGGGTTGTTGCGTCGATTGGCGTACCCCTTTGTCTTTTTGAGTGTGATTCTATGGGGCTGGCTCAGTGCGGTTGTGCCAGCGGCGGATGCGGCGATTAATGACGATCGCCAACCTGATTTATCGTTGAATCGCCCAGCGGTGACTACGCCAAATACTCGTACCGTATCGTCTCCAGCGGTTGGCTTAAAGCGATCTACGGTGACGGCCCCCGAGTCAATTCTGCAATTGCCAGAGAGTCAGGAGCGATCGGCCATTCCAGCGGTCGAGAACGAGCCAGTATTATTGGATTTCGATCGCGCAGCGGTTAATCCTGCGCCGCAGCGATTGGCCCAAGCCACTACTTGTGCGGTGCTTGATACTAATTCCTACTATCGACTTACGGCGAAGCACAGCGGTAAATCGTTGGATGTGTTTGGTGGTTCGCAGGACAATGGTGCCAAGCTAATTCAGTGGCCCTACGGCGGTGGTGCGAATCAGCAATGGCAACTGAATTCGAAAGGGGGTGGCTATTACTCGATCGCGGCTCGCCATAGCCAGAAAAATGCCGATGTGAATGCTGGCTCGAAAGAAAATGGGGCGAAGCTAATTCAGTGGCGAGCACATCAAGGTGGCAATCAGCAATGGTGCTTTAAGCCTGTGGGTGGTGGTTACTATAACGTGGTGGCCCGTCATAGTCAGAAAAATATTGACGTACCGGCTGCATCAAAGGCGAATGGGACTCAACTCGTCCAGTGGTCGCGTAATAATGGCGCGCATCAACAGTGGAAATTGACGGCGGTGGACTCGATTCCGCAGCCACCGCCTCCCACGCAAAAGGGACAGTGGAGTAAGAAAATTGAGTTTCCTTCCGTACCGGTGGCGGCGGCGGTGATGCCGAACGGTAAGGTGATGACTTGGTCTTCCTACGATCGCAATACCTTTGTGGGGAATAAAGGCCAACAGCAAACCTATACGGCGATTTTTGATCCGAGTAATAATCGCGTCCAAGAACGATTGGTAACGAATACGAACCATGACATGTTCTGTCCAGGCACGGCGATGCTGAAGGACGGCCGGTTGTTAGTGAATGGCGGTGGCCCCACGGTAACTTCCACGAGTATTTTCGATTCACGCAATAACCGTTGGACTAAGTCGGCGAATATGGCCCAGCGCCGGTGGTACAACACGTCAGTTGCCCTGCCGAACGGCGAAGTTTTTACGATCGGTGGCAATCGCACCTCGAAACTCGATGGGCGTGGTGAAGTTTGGAATGCTAGTCGGGGTTGGCGAACACTCACGGGGGCATTAATGAATCCCTTCTATAGCGGGGTTTCGATGAATCGGGCGGAAGAGCATCCGCGTTTAATGGTTGCGCCTAACGGCAAACTGTTTGGTGCTGGGCCAACGCCGAATATGAATTGGTACGATCTGAAGGGCAATGGTTCGTCTCAGTCGGCGGGCAAGCGCGGTAATGACCAATTCAACCAGAATGGCGTGTACGTGATGTATGACGTCGGGAAGGTGTTATCGGCTGGTGGTAACCCGAACTATGATGCGCAAAACTCCCGCAGTGCGCCTTCGAGTAAGGCAACCTATACGATCGATATCAACCGCGGTGCCCAAGCACAGCAGGTTCAGTCAATGCGCTATCCTCGTGCCTTTGCCAATGGTGTGGTGATGCCGGATGGCAAAGTGCTGGTCGTAGGTGGTTTGAATAACGGTAAAGCCTTTAGTGATAATGGAGCGATTTTAGCTCCCGAGATGTTTGATCCAAAGACCAACGCCTGGTCCACGATGGCAAATATGGCCACCCCCCGGACTTATCACTCGGTGGCAATGCTACTACCGGATGGCCGGGTGTTTGCCGGTGGTGGTGGCCTCTGTGGCACCTGTAATGTGAACCACTCCGATGCGGAAATCTATAGTCCGCCTTACTTGTTTAATGGCCAGCGGCCCACCATTTCCAGTGCGCCAGCTTCGGTACGTTACCAGCGCGACTTTACGGTTCGGGCCAGCAATGATGTGACCGACTTTAGCTTGATTCGTCTATCGTCAGTGACCCATAGCATCAATACGGACCAGCGATTCAAGCGCGTCAGCTTCAAGAAAAATGGGGGTCGCTACACACTGAATCTCCAGTCCAACGCGAACATCACCCCGCCGGGCTATTACATGCTATTTGGTCTGAATCGACAGGGTGTGCCGAGTGTCTCAAAAATTATGAAAGTGGGTTAG
- a CDS encoding TIGR03643 family protein, whose product MKLPDLNSETIDRVLEMAWEDRTPFDAIELQFGLAEAQVIALMRREMQSSSFRMWRKRVTGRNSKHRKQRDFIVGRFRSANQKGS is encoded by the coding sequence ATGAAATTACCTGACCTTAATTCCGAAACCATCGATCGCGTACTGGAAATGGCCTGGGAAGATCGCACCCCCTTCGATGCGATCGAATTGCAATTTGGGCTAGCAGAAGCACAGGTCATCGCCCTCATGCGGCGAGAAATGCAGTCATCGAGTTTTCGCATGTGGCGCAAACGGGTCACTGGACGAAATAGCAAGCATCGCAAGCAGCGGGACTTTATCGTCGGCAGATTTCGATCAGCCAATCAAAAAGGCTCATAA